The following proteins are co-located in the Massilia litorea genome:
- the kefF gene encoding glutathione-regulated potassium-efflux system oxidoreductase KefF: MPMPNHRVLVLYAHPAPHRSRINRRLAEAARALDGVLVHDLYETYPDFYIDVPREQALLEQAELVVFLHPIRWYSMPSLMKEWTDSVLEPGWAYGPGATALRGKGYWLAVTTGSPEDAYQAGERHGRPFEAYLPPFEQTALLCGMHWWPPHILHGANGADQAAIEAHVAAFRARLEAFLLTPPKRHADGTANGK; the protein is encoded by the coding sequence ATGCCTATGCCGAATCACCGCGTCCTCGTCCTCTACGCCCACCCCGCGCCGCACCGCTCGCGCATCAACCGCAGGCTGGCCGAGGCCGCGCGGGCCCTGGATGGCGTGCTGGTGCACGACCTGTACGAGACCTATCCCGATTTCTACATCGACGTGCCGCGCGAGCAGGCGCTGCTGGAACAGGCCGAGCTGGTCGTGTTCCTGCATCCGATCCGCTGGTACAGCATGCCTTCCCTGATGAAGGAGTGGACCGACAGCGTGCTGGAACCCGGCTGGGCCTACGGTCCCGGCGCCACCGCGCTGCGCGGCAAGGGCTATTGGCTGGCGGTGACCACCGGCAGCCCGGAGGACGCGTACCAGGCGGGCGAGCGCCACGGGCGCCCGTTCGAGGCCTACCTGCCGCCCTTCGAACAGACCGCCCTCCTGTGCGGCATGCATTGGTGGCCGCCCCACATCCTGCATGGCGCGAACGGCGCCGACCAGGCCGCGATCGAGGCGCACGTCGCGGCCTTCCGCGCCCGCCTCGAGGCCTTCCTGCTCACCCCGCCTAAACGACACGCCGATGGAACCGCAAATGGAAAATGA
- a CDS encoding aldo/keto reductase, with translation MSFLTSDDKGADVNQRYRPITHLGLGGTGLGDMYHTTSDEAARTTVDAAWEAGIRYFDTAPHYGAGLSEHRFGQALRCRPRDHYTLSTKVGRLLVPGPVGEIASPFVSALPFRRVIDYSADGARRAVEDSLQRLALGHIDIVYVHDLSPDQFSRAEFEHWFAIASGPGGAFEGLVRMREEGLIEGWGMGVNTVEPCLRALQASDPDIFLLAGRYTLMETTPLAELFPLCAGRGASVVLGGPYNSGFLAGGEHYDYRPAGPDKHARRERLRQVAARHGVDLAAAALQFGAAHPVVAATIPGASSPEHLRRNAALMGMTIPRAFWEALVGEGLLPADAPLPGAAPGI, from the coding sequence ATGTCTTTCCTGACCAGCGACGACAAGGGAGCCGACGTGAACCAGCGCTATCGACCGATCACGCACCTGGGCCTGGGCGGCACCGGCCTGGGCGACATGTACCATACGACGAGCGACGAGGCCGCCCGCACGACCGTCGACGCCGCGTGGGAAGCCGGCATCCGCTATTTCGACACCGCCCCGCACTACGGCGCCGGCCTGTCCGAACACCGTTTCGGCCAGGCTTTGCGGTGCCGCCCGCGCGACCACTACACGCTGTCGACCAAGGTCGGACGCCTGCTGGTGCCCGGTCCCGTGGGCGAGATCGCCAGCCCTTTCGTTTCCGCGCTGCCGTTCCGGCGCGTGATCGACTACAGCGCCGACGGTGCCCGGCGGGCGGTCGAGGACAGCCTGCAGCGTCTGGCGCTCGGCCACATCGACATCGTCTATGTGCACGACCTTTCGCCCGACCAGTTCAGCCGGGCCGAATTCGAACACTGGTTTGCCATCGCCTCAGGTCCGGGCGGCGCCTTCGAGGGCCTGGTCCGGATGCGCGAGGAAGGCCTCATCGAGGGCTGGGGCATGGGCGTGAACACGGTCGAGCCCTGCCTGCGCGCGCTGCAGGCGTCCGATCCCGATATTTTCCTGCTGGCCGGACGCTATACGCTGATGGAGACGACGCCCCTGGCCGAGCTGTTTCCGCTGTGCGCCGGGCGCGGCGCATCGGTCGTGCTGGGCGGGCCCTACAATTCCGGCTTTCTCGCCGGCGGCGAGCATTACGACTACAGGCCGGCCGGCCCGGACAAGCACGCCCGGCGCGAGCGCCTGCGCCAGGTCGCGGCGCGCCACGGGGTCGACCTGGCGGCGGCCGCCCTCCAGTTCGGCGCCGCCCACCCGGTGGTGGCGGCGACCATTCCGGGCGCCAGCAGCCCCGAGCACCTGCGCCGCAACGCGGCCCTGATGGGGATGACGATACCGCGCGCATTCTGGGAGGCGCTCGTCGGCGAAGGCCTGCTGCCGGCCGATGCGCCGCTGCCCGGCGCGGCACCCGGGATCTAG
- a CDS encoding outer membrane beta-barrel protein, translated as MFKKIAAAATLVIASSSAFAQQAPQFYVGAEASSTKLDGAGREGGFGGFVGYKFNQTVAIEAGYNRLADGDVDVDGHNVNVKFNQTSISVIGTLPLSSGFNLFGRLGYNEIKVKGSYMGVSASEKLDDGVVYGVGLGYAFSPAISGRLEVSKPISEMTKVTAGVAFHF; from the coding sequence ATGTTCAAGAAAATCGCAGCCGCAGCAACCCTGGTCATCGCTTCGTCGTCGGCATTCGCCCAGCAAGCCCCACAATTCTACGTTGGCGCTGAAGCCAGCTCGACCAAGCTGGATGGCGCAGGTCGCGAAGGCGGCTTCGGCGGCTTCGTCGGCTACAAATTCAACCAGACCGTGGCGATCGAAGCCGGTTACAACCGCCTGGCCGATGGCGACGTCGATGTCGACGGCCACAACGTCAACGTCAAGTTCAACCAGACCAGCATCTCGGTCATCGGCACCCTGCCGCTGTCGAGCGGCTTCAACCTGTTCGGCCGCCTCGGCTACAACGAGATCAAGGTCAAGGGCTCGTACATGGGCGTGTCGGCTTCCGAAAAGCTGGACGACGGCGTCGTCTACGGCGTCGGCCTGGGTTACGCTTTCTCGCCAGCCATCAGCGGCCGCCTGGAAGTGTCGAAGCCGATCAGCGAGATGACCAAGGTCACCGCCGGCGTCGCCTTCCACTTCTGA
- a CDS encoding porin family protein has translation MLKKFAAATALLAAASGAFAAEPPSLYAGVDVSSTKVHNYDRDGGYGAFLGYRFNESFAVEGGYHRLADTEYRTGPLRAEVTLDQLDLAVIGSLPLSAGFDVYGRLGYNRLTADADVAGFSAREHDNNVLYGVGLGYAFTPVIHARLEVQKPSSDATRILAGVAFRF, from the coding sequence ATGCTCAAGAAATTTGCCGCCGCCACCGCCCTTCTCGCCGCCGCATCTGGCGCCTTCGCCGCCGAACCGCCCTCGCTGTACGCCGGCGTCGACGTCTCGTCGACCAAGGTCCACAACTACGACCGCGACGGCGGCTACGGCGCCTTCCTCGGCTACAGGTTCAACGAAAGCTTCGCCGTCGAAGGCGGCTACCACCGCCTGGCCGATACCGAATACCGTACCGGGCCGCTGCGTGCCGAGGTGACGCTCGACCAGCTCGACCTGGCAGTGATCGGCAGCCTGCCCCTGAGTGCGGGCTTCGACGTCTACGGCCGCCTCGGCTACAACCGCCTGACGGCCGACGCCGACGTCGCCGGTTTCAGCGCCAGGGAACACGACAATAACGTGCTGTACGGCGTCGGCCTGGGCTACGCCTTCACTCCGGTAATCCACGCGCGCCTGGAGGTGCAGAAGCCGTCCAGCGACGCGACCAGGATCCTGGCCGGCGTCGCTTTCAGGTTCTGA
- a CDS encoding YjjG family noncanonical pyrimidine nucleotidase, producing MKHRLFLFDLDDTLLDFKASERLSFERTMRELGLQAVPDGLFVRYQAINLALWRAFELGAVSKDFLKVERFRRTFAEYGAGLDLDPQAASDLYLESLPNTVVLVDGAQQLCETLAGIGEVGIITNGVEHIQHRRIRASGLHAHLSFVATSEACGHAKPDARFFNYAVNMARAFSHQETVIVGDRLDADILGANRFGIDSCWFNSGGQANNSEAVPSCEATRLQDVIPALRALQSL from the coding sequence ATGAAACACCGACTCTTCCTGTTCGACCTCGACGACACCTTGCTCGACTTTAAGGCCTCGGAACGGCTCTCTTTCGAACGCACCATGCGCGAATTGGGCCTGCAAGCGGTTCCCGACGGGCTGTTCGTTCGCTACCAGGCCATCAACCTGGCACTTTGGAGGGCGTTCGAGCTTGGCGCGGTGTCGAAGGACTTCCTGAAGGTGGAACGGTTCCGCCGAACCTTCGCCGAGTATGGCGCGGGCCTGGACCTGGATCCGCAAGCGGCCAGCGACCTGTATCTCGAGTCGCTGCCGAACACCGTCGTCCTGGTCGACGGCGCGCAGCAACTGTGCGAAACGCTGGCCGGCATCGGCGAAGTGGGCATCATCACGAACGGGGTCGAGCACATCCAGCACCGGCGCATCCGCGCCTCGGGGCTGCATGCGCACCTTTCCTTCGTGGCCACCTCCGAGGCCTGCGGCCACGCCAAGCCGGACGCCCGCTTCTTCAACTATGCCGTCAACATGGCGCGCGCCTTCTCGCACCAGGAGACGGTCATCGTCGGCGACCGCCTCGACGCCGACATCCTCGGCGCCAACCGGTTCGGCATCGACAGCTGCTGGTTCAATTCCGGCGGCCAGGCCAACAACTCGGAGGCGGTCCCCAGCTGCGAAGCGACGCGCCTGCAAGATGTGATTCCTGCATTGCGCGCGCTCCAATCGTTGTAA
- the lpdA gene encoding dihydrolipoyl dehydrogenase, producing MNQLVTTLLIIGGGPGGYVAGIKAGQLGIPTILVDAGQLGGTCLNIGCIPSKALIHAAEEFEKAGHYAGDSPLGISAAAPSIDVTRTVAWKDGIVKRLTGGVGALLKKNDVQVIRGFARILDGKTVEVKTADGELQRVRCEHLLLASGSEPVELPFMPFGGNVVSSTEALSPATIPQQLVVVGAGYIGLELGTAYRKLGAEVTVVEALERILPAYDAELTKPVAASLKKLGIDLRLGSSVLGLNAAGDGVRVKTAMGEEIVLSADRVLVAVGRRPRAGGWGLESLQLDMNGRAVKIDDQCRTSMRNVWAIGDLAGEPMLAHRAMAQGEMVAEIIAGKRRHFQPNAMPAVCFTDPEVVVVGMAPGEAEAAGIDAISANFPFSANGRAMTIESTDGFVRVVARRDNHLILGWQAVGRGVSELSTAFSHSIELGATLEDVGGTIHAHPTLGEAVQEAALRALGHALHI from the coding sequence ATGAATCAACTTGTCACGACCCTGCTCATCATCGGCGGCGGTCCCGGCGGCTATGTCGCCGGCATCAAGGCCGGCCAGCTCGGCATCCCGACCATCCTGGTCGACGCCGGCCAGCTGGGCGGCACCTGCCTGAACATCGGCTGCATCCCCTCGAAAGCCCTGATCCACGCGGCCGAGGAATTCGAGAAGGCGGGCCACTATGCCGGCGATTCGCCGCTCGGTATCTCGGCCGCCGCGCCCTCGATCGATGTCACGCGCACCGTCGCCTGGAAGGACGGCATCGTCAAGCGCCTGACCGGCGGCGTCGGCGCGCTGCTGAAGAAGAACGACGTGCAGGTGATCCGCGGCTTCGCCCGCATCCTCGACGGCAAGACGGTCGAGGTGAAAACGGCGGACGGCGAACTGCAGCGCGTGCGCTGCGAACACCTGCTGCTGGCCAGCGGCTCGGAGCCGGTCGAACTGCCCTTCATGCCTTTTGGCGGGAACGTCGTCTCCTCGACCGAGGCGCTTTCGCCCGCAACGATTCCGCAGCAGCTGGTGGTCGTCGGCGCCGGCTACATCGGCCTGGAGCTGGGCACGGCCTACCGCAAGCTGGGCGCGGAGGTCACCGTCGTCGAAGCGCTTGAGCGCATCCTGCCGGCCTACGACGCGGAGCTGACCAAGCCGGTCGCGGCCAGTCTGAAAAAGCTGGGCATCGATTTGCGCCTGGGTTCCTCGGTGCTGGGCCTGAACGCGGCCGGCGACGGCGTGCGGGTCAAGACGGCCATGGGCGAGGAAATCGTCCTGTCCGCCGACCGCGTGCTGGTGGCCGTCGGCCGCCGTCCGCGCGCCGGCGGCTGGGGCCTCGAATCGCTGCAGCTCGACATGAACGGCCGCGCCGTGAAAATCGACGACCAGTGCCGTACCTCGATGCGCAATGTCTGGGCGATCGGCGACCTCGCGGGCGAGCCGATGCTCGCGCACCGCGCAATGGCGCAAGGCGAAATGGTGGCCGAGATCATCGCCGGCAAGCGCCGCCACTTCCAGCCGAACGCCATGCCGGCGGTCTGCTTCACCGATCCGGAAGTGGTCGTGGTCGGCATGGCGCCGGGCGAAGCGGAGGCCGCGGGGATCGACGCGATCAGCGCCAACTTCCCCTTCTCGGCGAACGGCCGGGCGATGACGATCGAGTCGACCGACGGGTTTGTGCGCGTCGTGGCACGGCGCGACAACCACCTGATCCTCGGCTGGCAGGCGGTCGGGCGCGGGGTGTCGGAACTGAGTACGGCCTTCAGCCACTCGATCGAGCTGGGGGCCACCCTGGAAGACGTGGGCGGCACCATCCACGCGCACCCGACCCTGGGCGAAGCGGTACAGGAAGCGGCGCTGCGGGCGCTGGGGCACGCGCTGCATATCTGA
- a CDS encoding dihydrolipoamide acetyltransferase family protein yields MGIHVIKMPDLGEGIAEVEVVAWHVKPGDTVKEDQVLADVMTDKATVEIPSPVHGTVTSLGGKLGEAMAVGAELIRLEVEGAGNHSGETTAARQQTPAAKAAPAGSSAGTAEEFPPITVAQPETVVTTVTSAEDAAPAQAAPARPATAPAYTQGAGGSQAPAHHGRAAGEKPLAAPAVRQRAWDMGIELQYVTGSGPAGRISHADLDAHVARGQRKAAEGDRRYAVLEGEQAMPLIGMRRKIAEKMAEAKRRIPHFTYVEEIDVTELEALRVQLNARYAGQRPKLTLLPLIMRAVVLAIRKYPSVNARFDDDANILTTYNAVHLGIAAQTDAGLMVPVVRNAEARDPWSAAAEVARLADAARSGKALREELSGSTITITSLGALGGIVTTPVINRPEVAIVGVNRIIDKPVILNGAMVARKTMNLSSSFDHRVIDGMVAAEFIQTIRGYLECPATLFVE; encoded by the coding sequence ATGGGTATTCACGTCATTAAAATGCCCGACCTGGGCGAAGGCATTGCCGAAGTCGAGGTCGTGGCCTGGCACGTCAAGCCGGGCGACACGGTCAAGGAAGACCAGGTGCTGGCCGACGTCATGACCGACAAGGCGACCGTCGAGATCCCGTCGCCGGTGCACGGCACCGTGACCTCCCTGGGCGGCAAGCTGGGCGAGGCGATGGCCGTGGGCGCCGAACTGATCCGGCTCGAGGTCGAAGGCGCGGGCAATCACTCCGGTGAGACGACTGCGGCGCGCCAGCAGACCCCTGCCGCCAAGGCGGCGCCGGCCGGCTCCAGCGCCGGCACCGCCGAGGAGTTCCCGCCGATCACGGTAGCGCAGCCGGAAACCGTCGTCACCACCGTGACCAGCGCCGAAGACGCAGCGCCGGCACAGGCCGCACCTGCGCGCCCGGCGACGGCGCCGGCCTACACGCAAGGCGCGGGCGGATCGCAGGCGCCGGCCCACCACGGCCGCGCCGCCGGCGAAAAACCGCTGGCCGCTCCCGCCGTGCGCCAGCGTGCCTGGGACATGGGCATCGAGCTGCAGTACGTGACCGGCTCCGGTCCGGCCGGCCGCATCAGCCACGCCGACCTCGACGCCCACGTCGCGCGCGGCCAGCGCAAGGCCGCTGAAGGCGACCGCCGCTACGCCGTGCTGGAAGGCGAACAGGCGATGCCGCTGATCGGCATGCGCCGCAAGATCGCCGAGAAGATGGCCGAAGCGAAGCGCCGCATCCCGCACTTCACCTATGTCGAGGAAATCGACGTCACCGAACTGGAAGCCCTGCGCGTCCAGCTCAACGCGCGCTATGCGGGCCAGCGCCCGAAACTGACCCTGCTGCCGCTGATCATGCGCGCCGTGGTGCTGGCGATCCGCAAGTACCCATCGGTGAACGCCCGCTTCGACGACGACGCCAACATCCTCACCACGTATAACGCCGTCCACCTCGGCATCGCCGCGCAGACCGACGCCGGCCTGATGGTGCCCGTGGTGCGCAATGCCGAAGCGCGCGATCCATGGTCGGCAGCCGCCGAAGTGGCGCGCCTGGCCGACGCCGCCCGCAGCGGCAAGGCGCTACGCGAGGAACTCAGCGGTTCGACCATCACCATCACCAGCCTCGGTGCGCTGGGCGGCATCGTCACCACGCCGGTGATCAACCGTCCGGAGGTGGCCATCGTGGGCGTGAACCGCATCATCGACAAACCCGTGATCCTGAACGGCGCGATGGTGGCGCGCAAGACCATGAACCTGTCGTCTTCCTTCGACCACCGGGTGATCGACGGCATGGTGGCGGCGGAATTCATCCAGACCATCCGCGGCTACCTCGAGTGCCCGGCAACCCTGTTCGTGGAGTAA
- a CDS encoding alpha-ketoacid dehydrogenase subunit beta produces the protein MTQMTMIQALRSAMDVMLGRDDNVVVYGQDVGYFGGVFRATDGLQAKYGKQRVFDAPISEGGIVGTAVGMGAYGLRPVIEIQFADYFYPASDQIVSEAARLRYRSAGDFTAPLTIRMPCGGGIYGGQTHSQSPEAMFTHVCGLRTVMPSNPYDAKGLLIASIENDDPVIFLEPKRLYNGPFDGHHDRPVVSWGKHPMGEVPEGYYTVPLDKAAIFRPGADLTVITYGTMVWVSEAAAMETGIDCEIIDLRTLWPLDLDTIVESVKKTGRCVVVHEATRTSGFGAELTALVQEHCFYHLEAPIERVTGWDTPYPHAQEWAYFPGPDRVGAAFKRAMEAK, from the coding sequence ATGACGCAGATGACCATGATCCAGGCCCTGCGCTCGGCCATGGACGTGATGCTGGGCCGCGACGACAACGTGGTCGTGTATGGCCAGGACGTCGGCTATTTCGGCGGCGTGTTCCGCGCCACCGACGGTCTGCAGGCCAAATACGGGAAGCAGCGCGTGTTCGACGCGCCGATTTCCGAAGGCGGCATCGTCGGCACCGCGGTCGGCATGGGCGCCTACGGCCTGCGCCCGGTGATCGAGATCCAGTTTGCCGACTACTTCTATCCGGCCTCCGACCAGATCGTCTCCGAAGCGGCGCGCCTGCGCTACCGCTCGGCCGGCGACTTCACGGCCCCGCTGACGATCCGCATGCCCTGCGGCGGCGGCATCTACGGCGGCCAGACCCACAGCCAGAGCCCGGAAGCGATGTTCACCCACGTCTGCGGCCTGCGCACCGTGATGCCCTCGAATCCCTACGATGCGAAAGGCCTGCTGATCGCCTCGATCGAGAACGACGACCCGGTCATCTTCCTCGAGCCCAAGCGCCTGTACAACGGCCCCTTCGACGGCCACCACGACCGTCCGGTGGTCTCCTGGGGCAAGCACCCGATGGGCGAAGTCCCCGAGGGCTACTACACGGTCCCGCTGGACAAGGCGGCGATCTTCCGTCCCGGCGCGGATCTCACCGTGATCACCTACGGCACCATGGTCTGGGTCTCGGAAGCGGCGGCGATGGAGACCGGCATCGACTGCGAGATCATCGACCTGCGTACCCTGTGGCCGCTGGACCTCGACACCATCGTCGAATCGGTCAAGAAGACCGGCCGCTGCGTCGTCGTGCACGAAGCGACCCGCACCAGCGGCTTCGGCGCGGAACTGACGGCGCTCGTGCAGGAACACTGCTTCTATCACCTGGAAGCGCCGATCGAGCGCGTTACCGGATGGGACACCCCATATCCGCACGCGCAGGAATGGGCGTACTTCCCCGGCCCCGACCGTGTCGGCGCCGCGTTCAAACGTGCGATGGAGGCGAAATAA
- a CDS encoding 3-methyl-2-oxobutanoate dehydrogenase (2-methylpropanoyl-transferring) subunit alpha, with amino-acid sequence MSQGNPLSLHVPEPTGRPGCKTDFSYLQMSPAGAVRRPEVDVQFGDTADLVTVLIRVLDDEGNAVGPWAPQIDTEQLRFGLRTMMKTRIFDARMVIGQRQKKMSFYMTSLGEEAIGTAHALALKDGDMCFPTYRQQSLLMAREYPMVDMICQLLSNERDPMKGRQLPVMYSVKDKGFFSISGNLATQVPQAVGWAMASAIKGDTKIASAWIGDGATAESDFNTALTFAHVYRAPCIINVVNNQWAISTFQAIAGGESVTFAARGVGSGIASLRVDGNDFLAVYAASCWAAQRARRNLGPTLIEWVTYRAGPHSTSDDPSRYRPSDDWSRFPLGDPIVRLRQHLTRLGAWSDEEHERVQAELEAEVIAAQKEAEQYGTLADGRVPSAASMFEDVYKDMPEHLRRQRQQLGV; translated from the coding sequence ATGAGCCAGGGTAACCCTCTGTCGCTGCATGTCCCGGAGCCAACCGGCCGCCCGGGTTGCAAGACCGATTTTTCGTACTTACAAATGAGTCCCGCCGGCGCCGTCCGCCGGCCCGAGGTGGACGTCCAGTTCGGCGACACCGCCGACCTCGTGACCGTCCTGATCCGCGTGCTCGACGACGAAGGCAATGCCGTCGGCCCGTGGGCGCCGCAGATCGACACCGAACAGCTGCGCTTCGGCCTGCGCACGATGATGAAGACCCGCATCTTCGACGCGCGCATGGTCATCGGCCAGCGCCAGAAGAAGATGTCCTTCTACATGACCTCGCTCGGCGAGGAAGCCATCGGCACCGCGCACGCGCTGGCCCTGAAGGACGGCGACATGTGCTTCCCGACCTACCGCCAGCAAAGCCTCCTGATGGCGCGCGAATATCCGATGGTCGACATGATCTGCCAGCTGCTCTCGAACGAGCGCGACCCGATGAAGGGCCGCCAGCTGCCGGTCATGTACTCGGTCAAGGACAAGGGCTTCTTCTCGATCTCCGGCAACCTGGCCACCCAGGTGCCGCAGGCGGTCGGCTGGGCCATGGCCTCGGCGATCAAGGGCGACACGAAAATCGCCTCGGCCTGGATCGGCGACGGCGCCACCGCCGAATCCGACTTCAATACCGCCCTCACCTTCGCCCACGTCTACCGGGCGCCGTGCATCATCAACGTCGTCAACAACCAGTGGGCGATCTCGACCTTCCAGGCGATTGCCGGCGGCGAGAGCGTGACCTTCGCCGCACGCGGCGTCGGCTCGGGCATCGCGTCCCTGCGCGTGGACGGCAACGATTTCCTCGCCGTGTATGCCGCGTCCTGCTGGGCCGCCCAGCGCGCCCGCCGCAACCTCGGGCCGACCCTGATCGAATGGGTGACCTACCGCGCGGGCCCCCATTCCACTTCCGACGATCCGTCGCGCTACCGCCCGTCCGACGACTGGAGCCGCTTCCCGCTGGGCGACCCGATCGTCCGCCTGCGCCAGCACCTCACCAGGCTGGGCGCCTGGTCCGACGAAGAGCACGAGCGGGTCCAGGCCGAACTCGAGGCCGAGGTCATCGCCGCGCAGAAGGAAGCAGAACAATACGGCACGCTGGCCGATGGCCGCGTCCCGAGCGCGGCGTCGATGTTCGAGGATGTCTACAAGGACATGCCCGAGCACCTGCGCCGCCAACGTCAACAACTGGGGGTGTGA
- a CDS encoding efflux transporter outer membrane subunit: protein MRRRSFNTALALLGAGTLAGCLPTYRAMPDAARVTAPENWREQLAGSAAVDPGWWSSFGDPALSRLVEAALARNSDVLIAVARVDEARAQAELAEAARLPALNGALGVQAGRALTATGISTSRSIQPTLQASWEPDLFGRIRNQVRAAGLQYRATQAERDAAALAVAAGTVQNYVALLALDAQLSITRETVASRNEALRLAQDQARVGYISQLQLTQAQSEYQSVLGAIPELELAVRRQENALRLLAGELPGDVERSTDGRGGFAALRLPPVPAVLPSQLLARRPDIAQRELLLAASDVNLALRRQAFLPQVSLSAQLGSLFVNALDYDPVTVWSLGGSVLAPLFTGGRLSAQYEAAASQRDQAAFAYRRSVLTAFSEVENALAGVPRLAEQVDHATQRRDILTRSLGYAHDRYQAGYASYLEELDAQRNLYQVELSLVTLRRTQVENLIGLYRALGGGWMAW from the coding sequence ATGAGGCGGCGCAGCTTCAACACGGCGCTGGCCTTGCTCGGTGCGGGCACTCTTGCCGGCTGCCTGCCAACTTATCGCGCGATGCCGGACGCCGCCCGCGTGACGGCGCCCGAGAACTGGCGCGAACAGCTTGCCGGCAGCGCCGCCGTCGACCCGGGCTGGTGGAGCAGCTTCGGCGATCCGGCCCTCTCTCGCCTGGTCGAGGCGGCGCTGGCGCGCAACAGCGACGTGCTGATCGCGGTGGCGCGCGTCGACGAAGCCCGCGCCCAGGCCGAACTCGCGGAAGCCGCGCGCCTGCCGGCCCTGAACGGCGCGCTCGGCGTGCAGGCGGGCCGCGCGCTGACGGCAACCGGCATCAGCACCAGCCGCTCGATCCAGCCGACTTTGCAGGCCAGCTGGGAACCCGACCTGTTCGGCCGCATCCGCAACCAGGTCCGCGCGGCCGGCCTGCAATACCGGGCGACGCAGGCCGAACGCGATGCGGCCGCGCTGGCGGTGGCGGCAGGCACGGTCCAGAACTATGTCGCCCTGCTTGCTCTCGATGCACAGCTGAGCATTACGCGCGAGACGGTCGCCTCGCGCAACGAGGCGCTGCGCCTGGCCCAGGACCAGGCCCGGGTCGGCTACATCTCGCAGCTGCAGCTGACCCAGGCCCAGTCCGAATACCAGTCGGTGCTGGGCGCGATCCCGGAGCTGGAACTGGCGGTACGGCGCCAGGAAAACGCGCTGCGCCTGCTGGCGGGCGAACTGCCCGGAGACGTCGAGCGCAGTACCGATGGGAGAGGCGGCTTCGCGGCCCTGCGCCTGCCGCCGGTGCCCGCCGTGCTGCCCTCGCAGCTGCTGGCGCGCCGGCCCGACATCGCCCAGCGCGAACTGCTGCTGGCCGCCAGCGACGTCAACCTCGCGCTGCGGCGCCAGGCCTTCCTGCCGCAAGTCTCACTGAGCGCCCAGCTCGGGAGCCTGTTCGTGAACGCCCTCGACTACGATCCGGTGACCGTCTGGAGCCTGGGCGGCAGCGTGCTCGCGCCCCTGTTCACGGGCGGGCGCCTGAGCGCCCAGTACGAGGCCGCCGCCTCCCAGCGCGACCAGGCCGCGTTTGCCTACCGGCGCAGCGTCCTGACGGCGTTCTCGGAGGTCGAAAATGCGCTGGCCGGGGTGCCGCGCCTGGCCGAGCAGGTCGACCATGCGACGCAGCGGCGCGATATCCTGACCCGTTCGCTCGGCTACGCGCACGACCGCTACCAGGCAGGCTACGCCTCCTATCTCGAGGAATTGGATGCGCAGCGCAATTTGTACCAGGTCGAGCTGAGCCTGGTTACGTTGCGGCGCACACAGGTCGAGAACCTGATCGGGCTGTACCGGGCGCTGGGCGGTGGATGGATGGCGTGGTAG